One Aquarana catesbeiana isolate 2022-GZ linkage group LG04, ASM4218655v1, whole genome shotgun sequence genomic region harbors:
- the KCNE4 gene encoding potassium voltage-gated channel subfamily E member 4, translated as MLRMEEIANGTITSQGNGLTQDPPSQFTNGKDNNEYLYILIVMSFYGIFLMGIMLVYMRSKRKEKESKLFLLYQDEEKQWMEIRKSASSLSVSKPTPPSTVLTMLQETFATGRFCTDCNGADSSISSESSSSDVHTTIQEEATEGLVQDKADGKAEEPTQIS; from the coding sequence ATGTTGAGGATGGAAGAAATAGCCAATGGCACCATAACAAGCCAGGGAAATGGCTTAACTCAGGATCCACCAAGCCAATTTACCAATGGAAAGGACAACAATGAGTATCTCTACATACTGATAGTCATGTCTTTCTATGGAATATTTCTGATGGGCATCATGTTGGTCTATATGAGGTCCAAACGGAAGGAGAAAGAATCTAAGCTCTTTCTCCTTTATCAAGATGAGGAGAAACAATGGATGGAAATCAGAAAAAGTGCATCTTCCTTGTCTGTATCCAAGCCAACCCCACCTTCCACTGTACTTACAATGCTACAGGAAACCTTTGCAACAGGCAGGTTCTGTACTGACTGTAATGGAGCAGATAGCAGTATAAGTTCTGAATCTTCATCTTCTGATGTACACACTACCATTCAAGAAGAAGCCACTGAAGGACTGGTTCAGGACAAGGCAGATGGAAAGGCTGAGGAGCCAACTCAAATTTCCTAG